A genomic window from Silene latifolia isolate original U9 population chromosome Y, ASM4854445v1, whole genome shotgun sequence includes:
- the LOC141632207 gene encoding DNA gyrase subunit B, chloroplastic/mitochondrial-like: protein MLTCGLLTQVLEGLDPVRKRPGMYIGSTWPRGLHHLVYEILDNSVDEAQAGFATKVDVVLLADNSVSITDNGRGIPTDVHPATNKSSLETVLMIIKFGAEGCVL from the exons ATGCTTACATGTGGATTATTAACACAGGTGTTGGAGGGCTTAGATCCAGTTAGAAAAAGGCCAGGAATGTATATTGGAAGCACATGGCCTCGAGGCTTGCATCATCTG GTTTATGAAATATTGGATAACTCTGTCGATGAGGCACAAGCAGGATTTGCTACAAAGGTAGATGTTGTGCTGCTAGCTGATAATTCTGTCAGCATTACTGATAATGGACGTGGG ATTCCTACAGATGTTCATCCTGCAACAAATAAATCTTCTCTAGAGACCGTCTTAATG ATCATCAAGTTTGGTGCCGAAGGATGTGTCTTGTAG